GAGGAGGGACGCGCCGCGTTCGGCTCTATCGTGCGTGACATCCGCGAGCGGCACGCCAACGAAGAGCGCTTGTTCCGCCTCGCCCACCTCGATCCGCTCACAGAGTTGCCCAACCGTGCCGTGTTACGCGAGCGTCTGACCGAAATTGTCACCGCGGCACGTGCCGTGTCCGTGCTGATGTTCGACCTCGACGGCTTCAAGGAGATCAACGACATTCACGGGCATGCCACCGGTGACGCTGCGCTCAAGGCGATGGCCGCGCGCCTACTGGCATGCGTTCGCCCGATCGACACCGTTTCACGGTTGGGCGGCGACGAGTTCGTGCTGCTCATGCCTGACATAGCAGATCCGCTGCGGACGGCCGAGGTGGCAGATACAATCATCGCTACGGTCGCAGAACCGTTCGAGCACGAGGGTCAGACGCTCCGGCTCAGCACCAGCGTCGGCATCGCCCTGGCCCCGACTCATGGGGAGAGCGCCGACGACCTGCTCTCGTGCGCAGATCTAGCCCTGTACCAAGCCAAAGCCGCTGGCCGGCACTGCCACCGGCTGTTCACGCCCGTGCTGCGGCAGCAGGCGCAACGCCTTCACACCTGCCGGGACGAGATGGGCCGGGCGGTCGAGCACGGTGAGTTCGTGCTGTTCTACCAACCGCAGGTACGCCTCAGCGACGGTGCCCTGGTCGGGGCGGAAGCTTTGATCCGTTGGCAGCATCCAGAACGCGGTCTGCTCGCGCCGGCGGCGTTCCTCGACGCGTTGGACACCAGCCGCTACGCAGCGCCTGTCGGCGATTGGGTGCTACGAACTGCTTGTGAACAGGCCGTTGCGTGGCGCAACGCGGGAGCGCCCGAGTTCCGCATGGGGGTGAATCTGTGCAGTGCCCAGGTACAACGCGGTGACTTGGCCGAGACGGTACAGGCGACCCTATCAGACACCGGCCTCCCGGCTGCTGGTCTTGAGGTGGAGATCACCGAGAACATCGTGCTGCGCCATGATGCCGAGGTGATCGCCGCGTTACACACCCTGCACGAGGCTGGAGTAGGCATCGCCTTTGACGATTACGGCACAGGCTACGCCTCACTCAGCCTGCTCAAGCGCTTCCCGTTGACCCGACTGAAGATTGACCGCTCGTTCGTGACCGGCATGCTGGCCTCGCATCAGGATGTGACGATCGTGCGGGCGATCCTGCAGCTTGGGCGCGGGTTTGACTTGGCGGTGATCGCCGAAGGCATAGAGACGGAGGCGGAATACACACGCTTGCGTGAGAAGGGTTGCCAGGAGGGGCAAGGCTACTTGTTCGGCAAGCCGATGCCCGCCGACGTGTTCGCAGCTCGGTTCGGCCTCGCGAAAGAGCAAGAGCCGGACGCTACACCGGCTGCTGCCTGACGTTGCACCTGACACAGGCTGAAGCGTGCACCATCGTATCAGCGCCGAACCGCTACGCTTTCTTCATACCCGGAGGCAGAGTGCCACCCCCACCCGAGCCACATTGAGGCGCCCTGGCTCGACCGACGGAGCGATACCATCCGCGTCGTTCCGGTGCCGCAGGACGACTACTTCACACCCGAGGCGATCGCGACGTTTCTGTCGGCGGACTGGTCCGTGTCCACCAGGAACGACCGCATGGGTTTTTTCCTCGTTGGACCGGCCGTCCGTCACGCCGCCGGCCACGACATCGTCTCGGACGACATCGTCATGGGGGCGATCCAGGTTCCTGGCGACGGTCGTCCCATCGTTTTGATGGCGGATCGTCAGCCCACCGGCGGGTACCCCAAGATCGCCACCGTGATCGGTCCCGATCTGGGTCGGCTTACTCAGGCTCGGCCGAGAAGCCTCTTCCGCTTCGTTCAGGTCGGTCTCGAGCAGGCCGTCTCGGCACGAGCGGCGGAGGCGGCAGGTCTGCGTACGCAGCCGCGTTTCGAGCCGCTTGTACGTACACGCTTCACAT
This window of the Methylobacterium tardum genome carries:
- a CDS encoding putative bifunctional diguanylate cyclase/phosphodiesterase; its protein translation is MRRLEVAQRASQSRFVQIASTSPDGIICADAKGHITFWNDAAEQMFGYTAAEAVGQPIDLIVPERMRGGHGGGLRRVAGGGKPRLLGKTIELPARHKDGTEFPIELSLSRWQEEGRAAFGSIVRDIRERHANEERLFRLAHLDPLTELPNRAVLRERLTEIVTAARAVSVLMFDLDGFKEINDIHGHATGDAALKAMAARLLACVRPIDTVSRLGGDEFVLLMPDIADPLRTAEVADTIIATVAEPFEHEGQTLRLSTSVGIALAPTHGESADDLLSCADLALYQAKAAGRHCHRLFTPVLRQQAQRLHTCRDEMGRAVEHGEFVLFYQPQVRLSDGALVGAEALIRWQHPERGLLAPAAFLDALDTSRYAAPVGDWVLRTACEQAVAWRNAGAPEFRMGVNLCSAQVQRGDLAETVQATLSDTGLPAAGLEVEITENIVLRHDAEVIAALHTLHEAGVGIAFDDYGTGYASLSLLKRFPLTRLKIDRSFVTGMLASHQDVTIVRAILQLGRGFDLAVIAEGIETEAEYTRLREKGCQEGQGYLFGKPMPADVFAARFGLAKEQEPDATPAAA